One genomic segment of Oreochromis aureus strain Israel breed Guangdong linkage group 9, ZZ_aureus, whole genome shotgun sequence includes these proteins:
- the LOC116320656 gene encoding protein shisa-2, with translation MWGGGFPMSVTAIVTLLLVIIDVKASGEFCHGWRDSQGVWKEGFQCPEKIDGVDAIICCGKCELRYCCSSTDARLDQGSCDNDRQSPEPGTNNKENKDSGAVPIYVPFLIVGSVFVAFIVVGSVVAVCCCRCLRPKQELSSGGTTGGGAGGGGRLLETIPMMASTSRGSSSRQSSTATSSSSSAPAAVPRTAPPPVMRAQASCCLPPDASVFVNMPTNFSVLNCQQATQIMPHQGQFLHPQYIGYAHPVSSTAAYLDPTQGGYRHLQSPCPPPTAGSSVTSDQKHPPVTV, from the exons ATGTGGGGAGGAGGTTTCCCGATGTCTGTCACCGCGATTGTGACTCTGCTGTTGGTCATTATTGACGTGAAAGCGAGCGGGGAGTTTTGCCACGGCTGGCGGGACTCCCAGGGAGTCTGGAAAGAGGGCTTTCAGTGCCCGGAGAAGATAGACGGAGTGGACGCGATTATCTGCTGCGGGAAATGCGAGCTGCGCTACTGCTGCTCCAGCACAGATGCGCGGCTTGATCAGGGGAGCTGCGATAACGACCGGCAGTCACCGGAGCCTGGGACAAACAACAAGGAGAACAAGGACTCCGGTGCAG TTCCCATCTACGTGCCATTCCTCATCGTGGGCTCAGTGTTCGTGGCTTTCATCGTGGTGGGCTCTGTGGTCGCTGTGTGCTGCTGCCGGTGTCTCCGACCCAAGCAGGAGCTGTCCTCTGGAGGGACAACAGGAGGTGGGGCCGGCGGTGGTGGGCGCCTCCTGGAAACCATCCCTATGATGGCAAGCACCTCCAGGGGTTCCTCATCCCGCCAGTCCAGCACAGCCACCTCGTCCAGCTCGTCCGCTCCAGCCGCTGTCCCCCGCACTGCCCCGCCTCCTGTCATGCGGGCTCAGGCCTCCTGCTGCCTGCCCCCTGATGCCAGCGTCTTTGTCAACATGCCTACCAACTTTTCCGTACTCAACTGTCAGCAGGCCACCCAAATCATGCCTCACCAGGGACAGTTCCTGCATCCGCAGTACATTGGCTATGCCCACCCAGTGTCCTCTACCGCAGCCTACTTGGACCCCACTCAGGGGGGCTACAGACACCTCCAGTCACCCTGCCCTCCTCCCACTGCTGGCTCCAGTGTCACCAGTGATCAGAAACACCCTCCAGTGACAGTGTGA
- the spice1 gene encoding spindle and centriole-associated protein 1, producing the protein MSFVRVGRPQQHAKGKRPVRPKKAAAQRREWVSTVNDLSVHKLTPAELSHRHEIHKSHNKAAAQWELKEKAMKRRLRHTGSPAPLDQASLSIIREVFSDQLLLQDVLARSDKALAVVKDLFGDAPRRHTGHPSVTVAPYCDSDSELPVLQRPDRPTHLSLLSQSMMDQEALNELEASEDDHRDDDARPSTRSEYHVIRRVNVQKMKAQPRASVSQQHKGHHHSRHHGDKDNSPVTPCASDRAPAQTALNATVAVQRVRSRQSQSEDAREETSVLVSQVLNPDPPQSKSDRIGNHTSRARKCVSQGSELDGSSVTSLSGDQSSLGLLQAMLGQVESDLDALSPDTTPTSAQSPKKHRTQSLTGFSVALVSTLGRLVHLLKKREDEAQKEAQERRKLEEELKEQQRLIDALTAETMTLREEATALQAGLQQRMAELERKLDTVVLAMGGLGLLSEHSSQTPHSEVKVAGYQSATGAERVPVSSAVLLSPPQQRDHFQHVPATYPAPPHQQLPVVDLLRSYGDLRTHGSDSSLSSLPQVQFPSASSLSLTSDPLRSQMSPGTVLAEIAQLSRETDLIRAQLSQAKGLGSGVRESLDSGNEKRISSCSSTGRVTPQSAAESRMSGSSCKERRSQHVWTPEEKQLTQQATSPNTFSANSVEQRLLELNRQSAAARGRLLEIIEQQKQSVSARVSPSVSPIPASAFSPNPEYTERLEASELLPERELRSHSGGGEGERRFAGSDASSHSFGRETRDGKIQMDKERAREGWFALSAHVR; encoded by the exons ATGTCGTTTGTGAGAGTGGGGCGTCCACAGCAGCACGCCAAAGGGAAAAGGCCTGTTCGCCCCAAGAAGGCAGCAGCTCAAAGAAGAGAGTGGGTG AGCACTGTGAACGACCTCTCTGTGCACAAGCTGACACCCGCGGAGCTG AGTCATCGGCATGAGATCCACAAGTCTCACAACAAAGCAGCAGCTCAGTGGGAGCTGAAAGAGAAAGCCATGAAACGACGTCTCAGGCACACAGGGAGCCCTGCACCCCTGGACCAGGCCAGCCTCAGCATCATCAGGGAG GTTTTCTCtgatcagctgctgctgcaggatgtGTTGGCCCGTTCTGACAAAGCCCTGGCTGTGGTCAAAGACCTGTTTGGAGAtgctccacgcaggcacaccg GACACCCCAGTGTGACTGTGGCTCCATACTGTGACTCTGACTCAGAACTGCCTGTTCTTCAAAGACCAGATCGTCCAACTCATCTGTCTCTCCTCAGCCAGTCAATGATGGAtcaagag GCTCTTAATGAACTGGAAGCTTCAGAGGACGACCACAGAGATGATGACGCCCGTCCTTCTACCCGTTCAGAGTATCATGTAATCCGAAG GGTCAATGTACAAAAAATGAAGGCGCAGCCTCGGGCTAGTGTGTCACAGCAACATAAAGGTCATCATCACAGCCGTCACCATGGAGACAAGGATAATAGTCCTGTGACACCCTGTGCATCAGACAGGGCACCAGCTCAGACAG CTCTCAATGCCACCGTGGCTGTTCAGCGTGTTCGGTCCAGACAGAGTCAGTCGGAGGACGCCAGAGAGGAAACATCAGTCCTGGTTTCTCAGGTTCTTAATCCTGATCCACCTCAGAGCAAGTCAG ACAGGATCGGTAATCACACCAGCAGAGCCAGGAAGTGTGTTTCCCAGGGTTCAGAGCTGGACGGCTCCTCTGTTACCTCTCTCAGCGGGGATCAGTCCAGTCTGGGCCTGCTGCAGGCCATGCTGGGTCAGGTGGAGTCGGATTTGGACGCACTGAGCCCTGATACAACACCAACATCTGCACAGAGTCCCAAAAAGCACAGAACACAAAGCCTTACTGGATTTTCTGTGGCCTTGGTCTCTACACTGGGACGTTTGGTGCACCTCCTTAAAAAG AGGGAAGATGAAGCTCAGAAGGAGGCACAGGAGAGGAGAAAACTGGAGGAGGAGCTGAAAGAGCAGCAGAGGCTCATTGATGCTCTCACTGCTGAAACCATGACTCTGAGAGAGGAGGCTACAGCCCTGCAG GCAGGGTTACAGCAGCGGATGGCAGAGCTGGAGCGGAAGTtggacacagtggtgttggcgATGGGAGGGCTCGGACTGCTGAGTGAACACAGTAGCCAAACCCCACACTCTGAGGTCAAAGTTGCAG GCTATCAGTCTGCGACGGGTGCTGAGCGAGTACCTGTTTCTTCTGCTGTTCTCCTCTCACCACCTCAACAGCGGGACCACTTTCAGCATGTTCCTG CAACTTATCCTGCGCCACCGCaccagcagcttcctgttgtgGATCTCCTGCGCTCATATGGGGACCTCCGCACTCACGGCTCAGACTCTAGTCTCAGCAGTCTGCCCCAAGTTCAGTTTCCCTCTGCTTCCTCGTTatcgctgacctctgaccctcttCGCTCACAGATGTCTCCGGGCACAGTGCTAGCTGAGATTGCTCAGTTGAGCAGAGAGACCGATCTTATCAGGGCTCAACTCAGCCAGGCAAAGGGCCTCGGGTCAGGGGTCAGAGAATCACTCGACAGTGGCAATGAGAAAAGAATATCGAGCTGCAGCAGCACTGGGAGAGTAACACCTCAGAGCGCTGCAGAGAGCAGGATGTCTGGGTCCAGCTGTAAAGAGAGGCGGAGCCAGCATGTGTGGACTCctgaagaaaaacagctgactCAACAG gCAACATCACCCAACACTTTCAGTGCAAACAGTGTGGAGCAACGCCTCCTGGAGCTGAACAGGCAGAGCGCTGCAGCCCGAGGTCGACTGCTGGAAATAATCGAGCAACAGAAGCAAAGTGTGTCAGCCAgagtctctccctctgtctccccGATCCCAGCTTCTGCCTTCAGCCCAAATCCAGAATACA CGGAACGCCTGGAGGCATCAGAGCTGCTGCCTGAGCGGGAGCTCCGGTCACACAGTGGTGGCGGTGAGGGTGAGAGGAG GTTTGCTGGTTCTGATGCATCTTCTCACAGTTTTGGAAGAGAAACTAGGGATGGCAAAatacag ATGGACAAGGAGAGAGCGCGAGAAGGCTGGTTTGCATTGTCTGCTCACGTGAGGTGA